The stretch of DNA atggctatataacaccgactcagatcacccctgttagaataaaggagctgggatgtaaattAACAAATCAGTCAATCATAATTCAGATAGCAAAGGAGTTCATCTTGTTCTAGTGTCCTTGAGagtgatatatacatatattacaagacaattttaaaatcaagaaaaaacaatctttttcatttgtaaaataatttgaatGTTTGATTTTACAATGATAAATAACGCACTGGTAATCAAGAGCTCATAAAACAAAGGGGACCTTCAAAAGCACAAAGAAACCATCATGCTTCTCGATTAAAATGAGTACATTTCCATGTGATGTTTATGTAATTTACCTGAGCTGTCAATAGAGCATCTATAATATCCTGTACAGCATAATCACTGGAAGATTTGGTCAGTTTATCTAgcatgtttataatataaatttcacAATAGTTTACGAGTTTTAATACTCCATATTTATCTGCAATAAGCAACAGTTCCGTACAATTGACATCATGAATCGGAGCGTGGTCTGCATAAAGGAATTCCAAGAGAGCAAGAAAACTATCTAGATGAGTGTCGGGCAGCTGTATCTGTAACATAAATCAATCGTTTTCACCttaaaatactgtggattcattcattttaaTGTGTACTTAATTTTCGTGAATTGaggaaaaatgaaattattttggtGGGTAATTGTTTTCGTTGTTTTAGCATTGTATGTTTACTGTAGTGCGTTCTTGTTTTGAAATGCTTTGTTGGTTTAAAACAAATCAATCttaattcatttatattcgtTGTTGTGCGTTGTGTTTTGTATCTATTTTGGTTAGTCCTATCTTTACTCGTCATTAACTTGACATCCCGGACCGACGTCTAGGTGAGCGTCgtacaagattagccaggaccccaggctataCTCGGCATATGCTTCCAAGTGAAGTTTAAGAATTGATATACATCCTACATGAGTAACGCTGATAGCGACACCTAACAAAATGACTCTCCATCTAGTAATAGACATTCGGCCCTATGATATGGAGTTAAATGAAGATTGTATGTCGTAGAATTGTCACAGCATACAAATAGAATCATTTTCACAACAGCGTGGACAACTTCAAACCTGTTGTTGTTAATACTACTGAATATTTTGCCTTTATCTTCTTTGTCATCGGCTATCGATAACAAGGAGAGCCGTGGTTAGCGCTTCGGACTACAGTAATAAagatcggactactaacacaaaggttcctggttcgatacCTGCTCCGGGGAGAAAGTTTctgggactgaattttcggctctccctcaACACCATTTGCTAgaatggtcttgagaaacgatgatagtccgtcggaacgggacaataaatggctgacccgtgttaagtgAGAGCCACATCTCTTGcccgtaaaagacacccttgtagttTTCGAGAAAGAGTAGGCTAGTGCCGCTTTAAGGCTGCACTCGCACCGCAAAGTGGAGAAGGATTAATATAatttgcaataacttgtttccccatccactatataaatatgtttgaacTATCGATAACATTTATTTTACGCTCACTCAGTGTCATAAGCCTTCCAATTGggatttaaatagaataaaagagtAAAGTACATGTACGTGAACaagaagaataaaaaaagaaaatgaagtattCGACATTTAAATCAACACACACTAGTTCTCTGCTagttattcatattatttgaattaGGCGTTTTGAACTTTGGCGACCTCATATGTCTATAACACGTACGACATGACATGTGGTtgttacagacgaacgttcacctgaTCTGATCCAGTCAATTGTTAACCTGAGCGCACAAAAAAATGGTCTTGTCCAcgatgttatgaaaatgattctataCAACACGAGAAAAATCCGAAAAAAAACCGGTATGGTAAAATCTATAATATTGAATAAGCTCATTACCTCTGTTGACTCGAAGTTTTCATTTTCAGATTCCATTGATAACATATCTGCAAATACTGGACATCTGCAATACAATACTACTGTACTGGCAGTGATATGTTCGCctaaaattagaacataatggttttattcattaaaaagttttgtttaaCTATGGTTGTGTGTGTGTCTTTTTGATTGCAGTTATTTTATTACCAGAATTTTTACACGTTGCAGGTTTCTTATTTACCAACGAGACTTAATTGAATTTGCTTATATCTGTATTTTGCTATTAAATGTAAGATAAAGATTGAGTATCTCGCGCAATGATGGTTCTTTGTCTACCTTAAACAAATTGTAATGAAgctaaatgttttgatatttattttatattaatacatTTGCAATAATAAGTTGTTCCTCCAATCACAGAACGGAATATGTCAGTGAAATTAAAATTATCTGATATCAtatactaaataaactcatcatagatatcaggattgaaattttatatttgcgccagatgcttgtttcgtcttcaaaagtcTCATGAGATACGCTCGAATCCAACTTCAAAGCAAAGATCGAAGCAATCAATTAAACGCGGGACTTCGGGAAAGTCCGGAAAACCGATAACCTTGCTACGGGAGTTGATACTAACCTTCTACTTTAAATTTAATATCACAGTCAGTTGTTTGATCAAAATATAATTCCTTCATCTTTTTACCAGTTTCCCTGTTCAAGTATTCGGCTATACTTTCATTCAAAAACTCTTCGTCATTTTCAATATTGACACAAATATCATTTAAGTATGGTAGTTTGAATGTTTCCGCTGCTCTCCGTAATTCTGttaatttttctgttttgtttgtcGCTTGAATGGTACCGGGATCACCTAAAATATAGATGACTTCTGtttgaagtacattttgtacgtccaacttgtaatatttttaatttgaaatatagcagggttttttttttatacaaaacagTTCTGGTCTATACGATATGCTACGAATAAGACAACGaatgaaatgttttgtttgtttttgtttcaatcaaTTCAAACATAGCATAAAGAAACAATATTTCGCTATAAGTAATCAAGCTTGTTCAATTTCGTCGAACTAAGCTTTTAAGAACATCGCTTATGCATTATCAACTAGAAATTTAATAATTCTTCTCAATCCGTGTTCATGCAACCATAAATTTGACCTTTAGTGAAGATAAGTGGCGCATGTGTTGGGAATATTTTCACCTTTTTCATTcattaaaaggggggataacaacattaaaaagaaatcaaGGAAAAATAACATAAGTAACCATTTCGATGACTGAGCCTGGccacaaaataattattaaacaaGGAAAACCACGATTTacaaataactttaatataaaacatacaacAGGCTGTCAgagcgacagcaaaccggatttattaatatttattcgTGTCCTTGtattttttcaatatcacaagaaccataactgatgcaCGGttaaagtgaaaatcgtcaatatcaaacttgatctccgttttgtcatcagtaacaacatattataatttgaaaagctttaattgaatgaatggttcatgagtaaatgcaacaacatgactggtaacaccatttttcaatctttcaagaaccataacttcaGAAccgtaaaagtaaaaatcgtcattattgaacttgacctccattttgttatcagtaacaacattttaaattttaaaagctttggttgaatggttcaagAATTAATGCACGTACAGGACttgaaacgccatttttcaatctcccaagaaccataactccagaaCCGTAAAAGTCGAAATCGGCATttttaaacttgacctccattttgttgtcagtaacaacatattaaaattttaaaagctttggttgaacagttcatgagttaatgcacggacaacatttggttgccggccgcccgaccgcccgccgtacatccccaaatcaataaccgacatttttatcacaaaaatccggttaaaaatcaaacagacataaaacAAAAGTTCTCCTTTGACTTTTTGTTCTTTTGCTATTCTGCTTTAAGGAGTTGAAATTATGTTGACATGTACATAATAAACTATAATAAATGGAGGATGTGTCCATGAACACAGATGATGGCCCTGCTTACATATCATAGAAAGGGAAAAATGGGAAAAACTGAAGAATATCattcaaagtgcttgtaagcatcgaagggtaaagattgttttaattttttcatcgACCATTGCATTGTATAAAAGCATTGGCtgaagttgattcaactacagTTACGGACAAAGGAAGAAAACTCCAATTCTaacaattactttttaaaactatatcattgatatttttagaacagatattagattcctgcaccttcaacaagttatgtaattttcttgacaagtttGACATTATTTTGTGACTTGAAAATCTTGATCTATGTTTTGTGGTGATAAACTATGTGTATAACTTTtacaacatttggttgaggctaacttaagttagatattagaaaataaaaaatcagttttttttccatttgtaaaggggcataactctagaatagtTAAAGCGATACCACCGAAAATTCAAACTTGGTCcgtattttgtgataataagcattgtgtgtaagtttcatatcatttgcttgatgcaaactaaagatagagaacggaaacgaaaaaatcAGCCCTTTTcccaaaattaaaacttgatctgtTTTCTGTGATAATTTACACTTTGTATAAGTTTCCTTACGTTAAGTTGAAGGCAACTttagttagagaacggaaacgtaAGATTCTGCTATTTTCTCATTTGTAAAGAGCATACATAACTCTAGAGCGGTTtgagtgacaccaccaaaattaaaTCTTGCTTTTGTTatactatatttatgtttatcgtGTTATATGACCATTGGCAGTATTGGAAGTTACAATTTACCTTGAgtgataattatgtttaaatagaTTTTGAAAGTACTAGCAAAATGATAATGCAAAGTAACGAATCGATGCAATGTTAATAGTTTCTTTTtgcctttttgtaatttgaatatacgttttagtatgctaatatataatttatgataGAATTGCGATGAAAAATCATTAAAAGTACATGATTTCGACTAATCAGAAAACATACATTTCGCTTTCTCGTTTTAATTTTAAGAAACGTATTTGCTGAAATTCCAGATGTTAACCGTGGCCTTCTTCGACGTTCAACGAATTTTCGAGCTAaataacacacatatatatatatgcattactCACATGTATAAATAACTCACATGTATTAATAACTCACCCGTATACAAAAATGTTAGCAACTGCTTAAATGCTACAGCTTCAAACATATGATTGATCTCAATTGTAATTATATTTCTACCATCATTGTTCTTGGTGCAGAATATTGTATCTATACCCTCTACTTTATCAGACATCGTACCTTCCGTTGTTCCGACCGAACcagaatatttctttaaaaaatgaaaatgaacaaaGATAATCTTGAACATGTTCTTATTTTATACGAAACCTCAATAAGATAACAAATTcgaatttatttaaggaatgactgtaatattttttctgtctatgaaaaaataacataaaaaatttggtgcacactgaataacgcgcgtagcgggttatttaacagtgtgcaccacatttaagagataactgtattgtatttgaagctttaaggacgtccatcggtagttttactgtcgcaaatttagtttacctggcgacgcggagcggagacaggtaaacgggtatttgcgacagtaaaactaccgatggacgtccgcaaagcttcaaatacaatacagttatctctattctaatgcaaaacaagttcataattaaatttcaatcattatttcagtgtaaaatctttattaaagaaaattccgcgaaaagatgttatcttcttcggtccctacactaggtgacgtcataggtatgcttccggcgtcaaacataaacaccgggcgttttctggcttctgtgccgcttcaaaatgtaataaaatttgataaaaagaaaatttgtaggcgcaacaagtgagttttttgtttattattgtagaaataacatgtcaacacattccgaaattcaaaatgtcggcttccttagttacagacaaggagatagagaattttacgcttgttgtcatccaatcagaacaattgttacaaaataattgcattagaatttttgttatttcgaatcgacagaaaaaatattacagtcatttcatataatttaattctaaattctattttaaaccgtagaaaaccacgaaaaacgttgatgacgtcacggtcacatgactaaattatgtctatgggctgataacaaaataacgtcagccaatcagaagacgcgttacatccaaaattaaattatataactaTATTGTGTAGTTTTAAGTACATATACGTAACAGTATAATATATCAACCATAATAGTTTCACAATAGGAAATCATTCACATTTATCAATACCAAGTTTAAATAAAGCTTATAATAGCTCCGGTGTCGTCAAATCATATACAACTGTCGTCCTGTTCTAGTGATAATCTATTCTCTTTAGACACTTTATCTTTCGCATATTATCCGATTCAGACGACATTGAAACCGTTTTCTGTGTGGTTTAACGTAACTGATTAGATTTCCATTTggtcaatatatatttttgaaactaATTTCCAAATACATTTTACCTTTAAATATGTTCCtaagtttttgtttgtgttttcggGTCATTTACCTAATAAATacattcaatttcaaaaattaaaatgtgtaCCTAGGTTATAAACACATACAATGTAAATAGCGTCAGCGTTTTGCGCACTTACCTGATTTCTGATTATCCCACAAAATAATTCTGACGCCGAGGAAAGGACTATACTATGAGCTTTACATTCGTGTCGTCCTCCGTCAAGCAGAAACATAACATCTGAATATTTAGGATTGTTAAACATCTGTAGCCAGTCCTCAGCAAAAGTCGATTTTTCCCAAACAAATGTTGGTGGTTTTTCTAAAGAGAAAACTTTTTTCGTTATATCACTTTACTTCGAATgcaattaattgtattatctagctatgtcggtgtttcttATGAATCAAACTGTTAACCAAATATATCGTTTAAATTTAGTTGACCcaaactaaaataaataaaataaatgaactgggtgattGATCATCTTTACCGATGAGAATAACAAGTATACCAtctaaactaaatacatgaattttggatagaaaagtaccgtgacacgtcttatagcaatgtgaattcacactcagcaaaacagtcataatcgggaataagtcacgttcggtaattaaaagatcagacgacgcAATGACAAATGAcagtttatcatagattttcgtgtgaagtcgtccttCTGTGTCTATATTggggaaaagatcaaggtatgaagcagtccttctaatatcagtggtatccttaatttcaagttcactgggatatacgAGATGTAATTATTAGCTGAAATATatgttattcaatatatttaaatatatcggaaagtaaaattaaagaatttcgtaAGGCCAGTAGgagtgcacaattagtacccattggaataccgactgtctattgaaatataaatcctccaaactcaacaaatatattgtcgatcaaaatgtccagcattttgataatatcatctttagtatattttctggtagattcagtgtggttctttaaaaatatgaattattgtaaccctaAACaaaaaatttgtatctacgattcccatttttatagaaaactagaggctcttaagagccgttgttgctcaccttggtctatgtgcatattaaacaaaagacaggtggattcatgacaaaattgtgttttggtgatggtgatatgtttgtagatcttatgttactgaacattcttgcttcttacaattatcacTATTTGTAATGAACGTGACCCATTAGttacaaaggaaaatattttgtaaaaatttacaaaaatttacaaaattatcaaaaatgatcaaaaattgactataaagagcaataactccttacggggtcaactgaccattttggtcatgttgacttatttgtggatcttactttgctgaacattattgctgtttacagtttatctctatctataataatattcaagataataaccaaaaaccgcaaaatttccttaaaaattaccaaattcaggggcagcaacccaacagtcGAATGTCGgaatcatctgaaaattgcagggcagatagatgttgacttgaaaacaattttaccccatgtctggtttgctcttaatgctttggtgtcagagttataagccaaaatctacattttacccctatgttctagttttagccatggtggccatcttggttggttggctgggtcactgcacacattttttaaactagttacctcaatgataattgtggccaagtatggttatatttagcccagtagttttagaagagaagaattttataaaagattacaaaattttacgaaaaattggtaaaaaattactattaaggacaataactctttaaggggtcaactgatcattttggtcatgttcacttatttatagatctaactttgttgaacattattgctgtaaacagtttatctctatctataataatattcaagataatagccaaaaaaccgcaaaatttacttaaaattaccaattaaggggcagcaacccaacaaccggttgtctgattagtctgcaaatttcagggcagatagatcttgacccgataaacaattttacttctgttagatttgctcttcaagctttggtttcagagttaaaagccaaaatctacattttactcttatgttctatttttagccatggcggccatcttggttggttggccgagtcaccggacacattttttaaactagataccccaatgattattgtggccaagtttggttaaatttggcctagcagtttcagaggagaagatttttgtaaaagttaacgacgacggacgacgaaggacgacgacgccggacgcaggacgcaaagtgatgagaaaagctcacttggccctttgggccaggtctgggaacagtatatgtaacgttaatatatatgttcctggccaggtgagctaaaaaactatGTTTAATGAAATGGTGAAGTcgaactgagcatggggaatattAGGGTAAAGCGTAGGATGTTTGTCGAACAGTTTGATGACctagctatgtatcgttctttatatggagttttgtaaagttttggtatccagtataatgacggtaaattttctttgatgttgataccaaaagaaagaaggacaaatttgtgattttgtaaaatttcgtccttggtaaatgatgttaaagaatatgaaGGATAATACCAGTAGTTCTAGTTATTCCAAGCTCTGCTGGGAGACATTGCAAATAACGGTTTTTACATacgaagacaatattattggaggttgtatctgctggaacaacgacatatttgtcaagcaaagaggataaagcatccacaacatcTGGATTCTAAAAGGGTTAGTAACTCTTGTGATCATAGTACATCGTAGTTTTTGAATGCGcttctgaatgcatgatcgaatagctttgatccattcagacagaGTGTCCAGTTCTTGTTCGTCTGTATCCATCAGTAACCTGAagttctttttccagttgatgggctggggaattctatattttggtccattggctaacaactctcttagttgttcattggcAACGAAgccaaggtcaccagtaataacatgaccagctggactatTGTTTTGCGACGATGCACAGGAGATTTCCGGAGGCTTGGATTTTACATCTTTGAGGTAAAAAGCCTCTAAAAccctcttgtggttgaaaatcttggatgcaataaatcaattcaaacgagaaaaaaagcaACAGCCAGatttattacaaaataacaaaGGAAAAACAGGTATATGAGaaacaacaaacgataaccacttaGTTCAAACTCCGGACTGGAGACATGTACATAATGCAGCGTATGGCGGGGATTAGAACGCTGTAGGCGCCCTACCCTCCCCTCCCCTAACACAGGAAAGTGATGTATATGCATTATAGTTCTTCTGTATTTGGAGCTACATTATTAGGCTTATGGTTTTGTAAAATATGGTTCTTgaaaataatgatgtttttgttccaggcggataaccctggcctcacaacttttttgaacttttggtcctcggcgatcttcaactttgtagttgttatggctttcaaacttttttcatctgagcatagttttgtgtggacgtagcacacgtctggtgtataaaaacattttgttacctgttaccttttgatggctattattcgtttgtttctctgtcctatattttcttccatttatttattgtagccctgtcgtgtaatgttgtcattttaatgttataattaacacttccattaaagcaggaggtttggcatgccacaaaaccaggttcaacccaccattttttcatgaaatgccctgtaccaagtcaggaaaatggccattgttacattatagttcgtttctgtgtgtgttacatttcggtgttgtgtcggtGTTGTGTAGTAGTTCTCTTATATACGTTTCCAtccgttttagtttgtaacccggatttgatttttctctatcgatttatgaattttgaacagcagtatactactgttgcctttattgattaAGATGTATGTTCAAATGTTGATGCATTTAGTTCATTTATGTTCGACTTTAGATGCATCCAGATTTATGTTCGACTTTTAATGCATTCAGATGTTTGTTGAACTTTTAATGCATTCGGATTTATGTTCGACTTTTGATGCATGTTCGACTGTTTATGCATTCAGATTTATGTTCgacttttaatgattttaatgcATTCAGATTTATGTTCGACTTACATTCAAATTTATGTTCGACTTTTGATGCATTCAGCCGCACGTGGATGATGCGCTCGATTCCAATTTTAACTGActtggattgtcagttttcctaccgaaggtcGGTGGTTCTGTCCGGGGACTGATTTTTCCACAAATAAAAACTAATAATCGCGATatagcacaatagtgctgaaagtggcattcaacaccaatcaattaatcaatctatTAATGCATTCAGTTCTGCATCTTCTATCACTCTCAAATTCGGATGAAAATTCTTGAAGGTATTTAagaattcttaaaattttatcatatttatgttttaaatatattataagATTACCTTTAATGGGTTTGACAGGAGGGATCATCTGCTTAGGGGTTCTATGGTAGAGTTTTTGTTTTCCCTTCCGTGGCAATCTGCTGTAGTCTAGACCAATACGCATCTATATTGTAAATAAACATTActtatttttattgattgattgattgctttgaACGGGAATTAACATGCATAGTTAGACGATAAAATGTTAATGAGATATGAATACACACCACTTCTTTCTGTAACCACACGCAGTCTGTGATACTTTAATATggtctcttttttttaaattactcaAATGTTCTGAGCATTCGTCATACATATCCCATATTTCTAGCCGTATTaagaagaaataaaattgagattaGTTATTTTTCACTTAAACAAGACGGGAGATATACTGAAAGTATGACAAACATTACAACCATCCACAAACACTGACGAAGGCAATATTTTCCTTACCGCTGTAAGCATGGTATATAAGGGAGAGGAGTAGAATGAGTGTCTAACAATGTAACCAGTTATACTAAATACATACAGCTTTGTCAAAGCACGTTTGCAGCCCATGTCCCTTCACTGAACTGGTTTCAAAATAATGCAGTCCTAAAGCATTTGCAGACCTTTCTGTTTGGTCTTTATCAACACAGGAGTTCGGTTCTGATATCCGAAGATCTACAAAAATTCAGTGAATTAAATCAAAGTTTGCGAGGATATCACCAACCCAACCTGCTATTACATGAATCATTATTGGTAgcgtagattttttttttaaaacagcttTTTATAAAATACTTAAAGAATTGAAGCACCAACGCTATTCCCGCCATTGGCAAACATAACCTTCGTGTGATTATGtaactttttgtttttatcaatattttggaTTGTTTTTCGATGTTTTCtaatttcattatacatgtatttgtgttTGAATGTTTCTGATTTGAGCACCACTGATGAATCTTGTGAAGACAAACAGCGCGGTTGGTGTTAACAAATTATAAGGCTTAGCAAGcttgtatctttgatgatttACCTTTTAATTAATTACCaggtatatattaattttttcaCAATTAATACGGGTACTTGAGGAATAGTTTGTACACATTAGTGTTTTAATATCATCATACATAGTACATTACCTGATTTACAGCCTACAAGTATTCGAGGAATGGTAGGTGTATGGTTATCAAGATCaggtatatatttttcttttacacTGAGAAGTGTGGACTCATTACCAATGTCAAAACACAGCAGAACGATATCTCTTCCATAGTAGCTTAAAGGTCGGAGTCGATCGTAGTCCTCCTGAAATAAATCAACCGATTTGTTTGCGAAAGAGGAAAGGAAGAGAAACAAATCATTTGTGCTCTGTATTGGGAAATGTGATATTCATTTGTTCAATGTAAGCTAAAATCTATGCAAATTATCGTGGTAG from Mytilus galloprovincialis chromosome 2, xbMytGall1.hap1.1, whole genome shotgun sequence encodes:
- the LOC143063358 gene encoding rho-related protein racA-like, with product MRIGLDYSRLPRKGKQKLYHRTPKQMIPPVKPIKEKPPTFVWEKSTFAEDWLQMFNNPKYSDVMFLLDGGRHECKAHSIVLSSASELFCGIIRNQKYSGSVGTTEGTMSDKVEGIDTIFCTKNNDGRNIITIEINHMFEAVAFKQLLTFLYTGDPGTIQATNKTEKLTELRRAAETFKLPYLNDICVNIENDEEFLNESIAEYLNRETGKKMKELYFDQTTDCDIKFKVEGEHITASTVVLYCRCPVFADMLSMESENENFESTEIQLPDTHLDSFLALLEFLYADHAPIHDVNCTELLLIADKYGVLKLVNYCEIYIINMLDKLTKSSSDYAVQDIIDALLTAQVYNAEQLTRWCVHTISTNYDKFQNTEQFSQLSDQTKKHIETHRWPPSSYLQDFERFQRRRPRRKCSIL